The Girardinichthys multiradiatus isolate DD_20200921_A chromosome 11, DD_fGirMul_XY1, whole genome shotgun sequence DNA window ATTTGATTCAGCATATTTAAGCATTTCCTGTTaagcaaaaaagaacaaaaaagtcAGGAGGAATTTATGAATCTATGAAAAAAGCTTAAGTTTAatgtgatggcaaggaggcctttcaACCCCAAAGACTTGAAGCTCATCACCTagacaaattattaaaatactagtgaaaacatgcaaaaaggcTTGTCAGAAGTTATAATAAGGATTTGATTGCTGCATTgccaaaaaagatttttcattGGTCCTTTAGAattattacatattttacatgccatttaaaaaaaaaagaaaatgcacataaaatgtgtcatttcctgtcagaaacaaacttcttgaaTTCAAATAATTGTGCATATGCACAAgagaataaataatttttggccTAACTGGTCGTATTTGGGGCATATATGAACTTTTCTCAGGCTGAATGGGTGCTAAGTGGGGATGGGCTTTTTAAACAGAGCCCACTTGGGTTGACTAAATAGGACCCATATGGGCTAACCCAGTTGAACACCCTAAGGAGGTTTCAAATGGTTAATGAGTTAATCACTTCAAAATGGGTAAGTATTTAGTATATGGGTTTGATTTTTTACTAAGAGGTACCCTGCAATAAATTTACAAAGGCAAACAAGACAGAGTCGTTATGTAATATGCAGACAATCCTATTTTCTATGCCTTTGGGCCCCAAATGTAAATGTTGGCTGGTTGATGGGTTTCTGCTAGGGGTCTCATACTTTGGACTGTCTATGCATTTTTATCAGCTTCAGTTTTTTTATGAGCAACCAGTAAACAGAAAATCATTGTTTGACTTTATATAGCATCTTTTTATTGAAAACCAGAGCGTCATTATATATTTACATGTGCAAGTTCACAAAGACTTTGTGCATTTCTGAAGCAAAAGGTCTCCCAAAATCTTGAGTCATTCTCCTAGATCTTTTTAATGCTATATCTGCAAGAAGAGGAAGGGCAGATAAAACCTAAAGCTGTTTTATCAATGAATAAGTATGTAGACAGAAGGAAGGCTGGGCTTATTTGTGTCTGGCACAACCTAGCATGCTACATTTGATTTAGCAGTGTGTATGATAGAGGAAGATCAGCAGTGGGACGATCCAGGACCATGAGGTCTtcagaaactggctcacagcCGAGCATGGCTGCAGTTGTTCTACAGGGAAACAGAAGAGTGTCAGTGTTGCTTTCCTAGATATAGAACCACATATACATTAACAGTCCACCCACCTTTCTCCAGATTGATATTTTGAACCTGCCCAGATATTTTACACAtgtaggtggtgttgtgtggAAGCGTGTTAGTGAAGCCTTTCAGGGTCATCCTGTAGCCATAGGGATCAAGTTCCACCACTTCGCTTTTGTCTCTGAACTGAACCTCTGCAGCTGAGCCAGAAACATTGGTGTTGATCAGGGACTCCTTGGTTCCGGATGACCAGGAGAACTCATAGCTGGTGATTTTGTTGGGATTTGGCTTGATCCTGCAGTCCACTCTGAGGTCCTCATCTTCTTCAATGCACACAGAGATCAGCTGAGATCGTACAGGGACCAGCAGCACTgggtaaaacacaaaaaacacatgaTGTGAACGCAAATGACTGAAGTAGAAGAAGTCTCATTTGTAGTGACCATGAACACTGCAGATCTGCCCTTTCACAGACTTTTAGCTGCCATTTGACAACACCCTAGTTGGTCTCTGACGTCCCTCCTTTCAGCTGAGCTGAAATAGGGGTTTGGTGAGAACTGTAGGCAAGAGACCCAGTTCAGTTCCTCTGAGAGGTCACAAAAGATCCAGACCACAGTAAGGCGTTCTGATTCTGCGGCTAAACTCGTCCTTAGCTTAAAAACTTGTGTCCCTCCTTTCCTCTCTCAAATTTACCCCTCAAAATTACCAAGACATATTAGAACTCAGAAATAGACCCACACCCTTTCTTTAAGCTCTAGAGAGAGGTTCAGAAAAGGGAATTTCCTTTTAGGAAAATTCTCCCCTTTTAGAAATAATTTAAGTAGAATTCATGTTAGAACTTTAGTTTTTTCGTCTGTGCTTTTACTTAATCAAATCAGAATGAAATCTAACTTGGTTAGCTTACTAATAAATCACATctataaagatgtgtaaattattttaattgatgATAAACAAATCCTGATTTCAATAATAATGTCCAGTCTATTCAttaattttttatgtaaaaaatagcTTCCTAATTAGGAAAGATCTCTTCCTGCAGATAGATTTTTAGTTTAA harbors:
- the LOC124876231 gene encoding thy-1 membrane glycoprotein-like gives rise to the protein MLTSLFLCGALGVLLVPVRSQLISVCIEEDEDLRVDCRIKPNPNKITSYEFSWSSGTKESLINTNVSGSAAEVQFRDKSEVVELDPYGYRMTLKGFTNTLPHNTTYMCKISGQVQNINLEKEQLQPCSAVSQFLKTSWSWIVPLLIFLYHTHC